In Dehalococcoidia bacterium, a genomic segment contains:
- the clpX gene encoding ATP-dependent Clp protease ATP-binding subunit ClpX produces the protein MTTRGSGRSDYSCSFCGKGQNQVKRLIAGSGKVLICDECVHLCAQVLHNEAHPVRPTPPSVPPHTPLTPRLIYEKLDEYVVGQERAKKVLSVAVYNHYKRIHSTDAGGGSDVELQKSNILLIGPTGSGKTLLAQTLAKILDVPFAIADATSITEAGYVGEDVEHILLRLVMAADWDVARAEQGIAYLDEVDKIARKGPNPSITRDVSGEGVQQGLLKIMEGTVANVPPSGGRKHPHQEFIQVRTHNILFICGGAFEGLERIVERRLLKDKRSIGFKSALTAQEKGLPDGNILRYTIPEDLMEFGFIPEFIGRMPVIVALDPLDKQDLVRILTQPKNALVKQYQRLFAMDKVDLVFTPDALEAAAEEALRRKTGARGLRSIIEDVLLDVMYELPSLKTVRRCIIDGSVIQGKKRPTLLDANGSLVELPHPELRKTA, from the coding sequence GTGACGACGCGTGGTAGCGGGCGAAGCGACTATTCGTGCTCCTTCTGCGGGAAGGGGCAGAACCAGGTGAAGCGCCTTATCGCCGGCTCCGGGAAGGTGCTTATTTGCGACGAGTGTGTCCACCTGTGCGCCCAAGTGCTCCACAACGAGGCCCACCCGGTTCGCCCCACGCCCCCCTCTGTCCCACCCCACACCCCCCTCACTCCGCGCCTCATTTACGAGAAACTGGACGAGTATGTGGTAGGGCAGGAGCGTGCCAAGAAAGTGCTCAGCGTGGCCGTCTATAACCACTACAAGCGCATCCACTCCACCGACGCAGGAGGGGGCTCCGATGTGGAACTGCAGAAGAGCAACATCCTTCTCATCGGCCCCACGGGGAGTGGCAAGACCCTCTTAGCCCAGACCTTGGCCAAAATTCTGGATGTGCCCTTCGCCATTGCCGACGCCACCTCCATCACCGAGGCGGGGTATGTGGGCGAGGATGTGGAGCACATCCTCTTGCGTTTGGTCATGGCGGCCGACTGGGATGTGGCTCGGGCGGAGCAAGGCATCGCCTACCTAGACGAGGTGGACAAAATCGCTCGCAAAGGGCCTAACCCGTCCATCACCCGAGATGTGTCGGGGGAAGGGGTACAACAGGGCCTCCTGAAGATCATGGAGGGCACCGTAGCCAACGTGCCTCCCTCGGGGGGGCGTAAACATCCCCATCAAGAGTTCATCCAGGTGCGCACCCACAACATCCTGTTTATCTGCGGCGGGGCCTTTGAGGGGCTCGAGCGCATCGTGGAGCGACGCCTGCTGAAGGACAAGCGCTCTATAGGCTTCAAATCGGCCCTGACCGCCCAGGAGAAGGGTCTGCCCGACGGCAACATCTTGCGCTACACCATCCCCGAAGACCTGATGGAGTTTGGCTTTATTCCCGAGTTCATTGGGCGCATGCCCGTGATCGTAGCCCTCGACCCCCTGGATAAGCAGGACCTCGTCCGCATCCTCACCCAGCCCAAAAACGCTCTTGTGAAACAATACCAACGCCTCTTTGCTATGGACAAGGTGGACCTTGTGTTCACCCCCGATGCTCTAGAGGCGGCCGCTGAGGAGGCTCTGCGTCGCAAAACGGGGGCCCGGGGCCTGCGCTCCATTATTGAGGATGTGCTCCTGGATGTAATGTACGAACTGCCTTCCCTGAAAACCGTTCGGCGTTGCATCATCGACGGCTCTGTGATTCAGGGCAAAAAGCGCCCCACTCTGCTGGATGCCAACGGCTCCCTTGTGGAGCTCCCCCACCCGGAACTGCGGAAAACCGCCTAG
- the clpP gene encoding ATP-dependent Clp endopeptidase proteolytic subunit ClpP: MAHERTPQQSRIWTPSPSTGALPNPPQAVIPMVIESGARGERAFDIYSLLLRERIVFLGTPITDQVANLVIAQLLYLEREDPDKDISLYINSPGGIVSAGLAIYDTMQLIRPAISTICVGLAASMATVLLCAGAKGKRYALPNSTIHMHQPMGGAQGQAADIEIAAREILRLQDKIRQIISRHTGQPYERVARDTDRDFYLTAEQAVEYGIVDEVLTRGHKGDGATR; the protein is encoded by the coding sequence ATGGCACACGAGCGGACGCCCCAACAGAGCCGAATCTGGACGCCCTCTCCGTCCACAGGCGCCTTGCCCAATCCCCCCCAGGCAGTTATCCCCATGGTCATTGAGAGCGGGGCACGGGGCGAGCGCGCCTTTGACATCTATTCCCTCCTGCTCCGGGAGCGCATCGTGTTCCTGGGCACGCCCATAACCGATCAGGTTGCCAACCTGGTCATCGCCCAACTTCTCTATCTGGAACGGGAGGATCCAGACAAGGACATCAGCCTTTACATCAACTCCCCCGGGGGGATTGTCAGCGCCGGCCTGGCTATTTATGACACCATGCAGCTTATTCGCCCCGCTATTTCCACCATCTGTGTGGGACTGGCAGCCAGCATGGCTACGGTGCTCCTCTGTGCGGGGGCCAAAGGCAAGCGCTACGCCTTACCCAACTCGACTATTCACATGCACCAGCCCATGGGGGGTGCCCAGGGGCAAGCGGCCGACATTGAAATCGCCGCCCGCGAAATCCTACGCCTGCAGGATAAGATTCGCCAAATCATCTCGCGCCACACCGGCCAGCCCTACGAGCGCGTGGCACGGGATACCGACCGGGACTTTTACTTGACTGCTGAACAAGCAGTGGAGTACGGCATCGTGGACGAAGTGCTCACCCGTGGCCACAAGGGTGATGGGGCTACTCGGTAG